The Stutzerimonas stutzeri RCH2 genomic interval TGATCCAGCGGGAACTGGCCGAGGGGCGGCTGGTGCTGGCGCATCCGCACGCCTACCGCAGCGAGACGCGGGCGTACTACCTGATGATTCCGGAGCGCAAGGTGGAGTCGGCGGGGCTGGTGGCGTTTCGGGATTGGTTGAAGGAGGAGGCGAGGGTTTGGCGGGAGGGGGCGTAGGGCCGGGTAGGGATGCCCAGCCGTAGGGTGGAAAACCGCGCAGCGTTTTCCACCACAGGTGGCGTGCAGGTTTGGGTCTGACGAGCCAGGTGCCAGGACATCCAGAAATGAGCGCGCCGAATCGCGGGCTCAGGGCGAAACTACTTCTTCTTTTTCGGCTTCAGGTATTTGGTCAGCCCCTGAAACCACATCACCAGCGCCGGATTCCCCTGGATCTGGATGTCCTTGTTCTGAATCCCCTGCATGAACGCCAGCTGCTTGTTCTTCGCCGTCATGGTGGCGAAACCATAGGCGGCATCCTTGAAGCCAAGCGAGAACGCCGGTTCGCTCGCCGGGCCGCGCTTGCTGGTGACGCGCTGGTTCTGCACGACGAAGTGCCGGGCGACCTTGCCGTCCAGGGTACGCAGCTGAAAGGTCAGATCCTTGTCTCCCAGCTGCTGCTGGAACTCGGGATTGGTGCGGCTGGCCTTGGCCATCAGGCGGCCAAGCATCCAAAGCAGAAAACGGAATTTCATGGTGAGGTCCCGACCGGTACGAGAAAAGGCCGCATTGTAGTGGCTTGGTCGGCTGGGGAAAGGATGGGTACGAATGGGTCCGAGGCGGACCGGGCAGTCAGGTTGACCCGGAGCCCGCTGGCTCCGGGTTGGCGCAGCGTCAGTTGACCGCGTCTTTGAGCATCTT includes:
- a CDS encoding SCP2 sterol-binding domain-containing protein encodes the protein MKFRFLLWMLGRLMAKASRTNPEFQQQLGDKDLTFQLRTLDGKVARHFVVQNQRVTSKRGPASEPAFSLGFKDAAYGFATMTAKNKQLAFMQGIQNKDIQIQGNPALVMWFQGLTKYLKPKKKK